The Coffea eugenioides isolate CCC68of chromosome 8, Ceug_1.0, whole genome shotgun sequence genome has a segment encoding these proteins:
- the LOC113779796 gene encoding protein ODORANT1-like isoform X2, producing MNYLRPGIKRGDITAAEEDLIIRLQSLLGNRWSLIAARLPGRTDNEIKNHWNTRLLKRLHKGGIQPQKSSTSLSKKSSKQPTKKKSNKKLPDHFHNTTATSSTEDVLHREEFSGNDNATINMAQVYRPKPIKICSDFAKSNSFGSVASGSTNKSSSNQEEGEEVVDKLEEEAKTSQVSDISWSSFELDDQSYERIFEISDENQILFYDDDDCDLSLQAAPVSDINLLDKVYDEYLRLL from the coding sequence ATGAATTATCTTCGGCCGGGTATCAAGAGAGGAGACATCACAGCAGCTGAGGAGGACCTCATTATTCGACTCCAATCCCTGCTAGGCAATCGCTGGTCACTCATAGCTGCAAGGTTGCCCGGCCGAACTGACAATGAAATAAAGAACCATTGGAACACTCGTCTACTTAAGCGACTCCACAAAGGAGGAATCCAGCCCCAAAAATCCTCTACATCTCTGTCCAAGAAGAGCAGCAAACAGCCCACCAAAAAGAAGTCGAACAAGAAGCTGCCCGATCATTTTCATAACACCACTGCCACCAGTAGCACAGAAGATGTTCTTCACCGAGAGGAGTTTAGTGGTAACGATAATGCCACTATCAATATGGCACAAGTGTACCGGCCAAAACCCATCAAAATATGCTCCGACTTTGCGAAGAGTAACAGTTTTGGAAGTGTAGCTAGCGGTAGCACTAATAAATCATCATCAAATCAAGAAGAAGGTGAAGAAGTAGTTGACAAGCTGGAAGAGGAAGCAAAAACGTCCCAAGTCTCAGATATTTCTTGGTCTTCATTTGAGCTTGATGATCAAAGTTACGAGCGAATATTTGAGATTTCTGATGAGAATCAGATCCTCTtttatgatgatgatgattgcGATCTGTCATTACAAGCAGCTCCGGTGAGTGATATTAATCTGCTGGACAAGGTTTATGATGAATACCTTCGACTTCTTTAA